DNA from Comamonas serinivorans:
CGGCGCTTTCCACCACGGCCACGCGCACCTCCTGGGGGGACCAATTGACCAGAATCTCCTGCGCGTTCGCGCTGCTTTTTTTGTCGTCCATGGCTTGCTCACATTGAATGGATGAGGGGCCATGCACGAGACATTGGCAGTATCACCCCATCCTCGTTATTCATTCAACGAGGATCAGGCCATACTGCCAAGCATCAACGCCACCAACCCACTGTCTTGAGCAATTGTGCCGTCTCGAACAGCGGCAACCCCACGATGCCCGTGTAGCTGCCCGCCACGTGCGCCACAAACTGCGCCGCCAAACCCTGGATGCCGTAGGCCCCCGCCTTGCCCCGCGGTTCGCCGCTGGCCACATAGCGCGCGACGTCGGTCTCGTTCAGCGGCGCAAAGCGCACCGCCGACACCGACAGGGCGGCCGCCCGTTGCCCGCGCCAGGCCACCGTCACCGCCGTCAGCACCTGATGGGTGCTGCCCTGCAGCGCGCGCAGCATGTGCGCGGCATCGGCGTCGTCGGTCGGCTTGCCCAGGATGCGATCCCCCAGCGCCACCGTGGTGTCAGCGCACAGCACAGGCGCCTGGGCGAGGTCCTCGCCGGGGTCGATGCCGCCCTGGATCGCCAGGCCGGGCTGGCCCGCTGCGGCACGCGCCAGCTGTTGCAGCGCCCCATCCAGCTTGGCCTGGGTGACGCGCTGGACATAGTCCGCCGGCAGCTCGCCCACGCGCACGGCCTCCAGCGCCTCGGCTGCGGCGGCGTCAGCCGGCAACAACACCGCGTGCGGCACACCCAGCTGCGTCAGCAGTTGCGCGCGGCGCGGGCTTTGCGAGGCCAGCAACAGGCGGGGCGTGGCAAACGGGTGAGCAATCATGGCTGGCAGGCGCACGCGGCGCGGGGTGGTGAACGGCGTGCGACTCTAGCGCATGGCGGGCTGGCTTCGCCGCCTCGCGCCACTTGGCGCATGCCAGGCGCTCACCGTCATCGCAGGCCCCGCCCGCGAACCTTCACAGGAGATTGGGGCATCACTTGTCGAAGCTGGCGCTCAGCGCACGCAGGTGTGTGGTCATCAACGCCCGGCTGCCTGGTATCCAACGCAGGCAGAGCCAGCCGCCATGGCACATGGATGGCCGCCTGTGCAGCTGCGCGCCAACCCGCCTCGCCACGGCCGCCCGCGGATGCATCACAGGGTCGACGTGGCCGATGGACGCTTGATTGCTCCAGGTATGGCGCCATTGGCAGCACTGCGGTGTCGTGCGCACCCCGTACTGGCCTGCTTCACCGATGTTGATGGTTTGTGCCGCACAGCAA
Protein-coding regions in this window:
- a CDS encoding Maf family protein, whose product is MIAHPFATPRLLLASQSPRRAQLLTQLGVPHAVLLPADAAAAEALEAVRVGELPADYVQRVTQAKLDGALQQLARAAAGQPGLAIQGGIDPGEDLAQAPVLCADTTVALGDRILGKPTDDADAAHMLRALQGSTHQVLTAVTVAWRGQRAAALSVSAVRFAPLNETDVARYVASGEPRGKAGAYGIQGLAAQFVAHVAGSYTGIVGLPLFETAQLLKTVGWWR